In the Flavisolibacter tropicus genome, one interval contains:
- a CDS encoding ring-cleaving dioxygenase produces the protein MENKILGLHHITAIAGDAQRNYDFYTRVLGVRLVKKTVNFDDPGTYHFYFGDEVGTPGSILTFFPWEGIQKGSPGTGMATEIGYAVPKDSLPFWKNRFETLKVKHQPINERFGEQYLSFEDPDGLQLNLVATNDTRKPWVTNEVKEDTATKGFHSIVLTVRNSAATAKVLTDIFGYRLLTQEGNRYRFITEAIDTANVVDIVEDPNGQRGINAGGTNHHVAFRVKDENILMNFREKVVNAGLNITEKIDRNYFYSLYFREPGGVLFEIATDNPGFATDESISELGTHLMLPPQYEPARQRIVDALPALKP, from the coding sequence ATGGAAAATAAAATATTAGGACTCCATCATATTACAGCTATAGCTGGTGATGCCCAACGCAATTATGATTTTTATACGCGTGTTCTGGGTGTGCGGTTGGTGAAAAAGACCGTCAACTTTGATGACCCTGGCACTTATCACTTTTACTTTGGCGACGAAGTAGGCACGCCTGGTTCTATCCTTACTTTCTTCCCTTGGGAAGGAATTCAAAAAGGTAGTCCTGGTACCGGCATGGCCACGGAAATTGGATATGCAGTACCCAAAGACAGCCTGCCTTTTTGGAAGAACCGCTTTGAAACGCTTAAGGTAAAGCACCAGCCTATTAATGAACGCTTTGGCGAGCAATACCTTTCTTTTGAAGACCCAGATGGCCTGCAGCTTAACCTAGTAGCTACCAATGATACGCGTAAGCCATGGGTAACCAACGAGGTGAAAGAAGACACGGCCACCAAAGGTTTTCACAGCATTGTGCTTACGGTGCGCAACAGCGCCGCTACTGCTAAAGTCTTAACCGACATCTTTGGCTACCGTCTGTTAACGCAGGAAGGGAATCGCTATCGCTTTATTACAGAGGCTATTGATACGGCTAACGTAGTGGATATTGTAGAAGATCCAAACGGGCAGCGTGGCATCAATGCTGGTGGTACCAATCACCACGTGGCCTTCCGTGTAAAAGACGAAAACATCCTGATGAACTTTAGAGAGAAGGTAGTAAATGCTGGCTTGAATATCACGGAAAAGATTGACCGAAATTATTTCTACTCACTGTACTTCCGTGAACCGGGTGGTGTGTTGTTTGAGATAGCAACAGATAATCCAGGCTTTGCTACCGACGAATCAATTAGTGAGTTGGGTACACACCTGATGCTGCCCCCACAATATGAACCAGCACGCCAACGAATAGTAGATGCGTTGCCTGCTTTAAAGCCGTAA
- a CDS encoding YceI family protein: MNWKIDPTHSEIQFKVKHLMITTVTGYFKQFDLNVVTDTENFITAKNIEFTADINSIDTNNAQRDAHLKSADFFNAEEYGQLRFVGTKYETNGEDAKLYGELTVRGITKPIALTVEHGGIVVDPYGQTKAGFTVSGKISRKDFGLTWNAVTEAGSVVVSDEIKIHAEVQLVKQAELVNA, encoded by the coding sequence ATGAATTGGAAAATAGACCCGACACACTCGGAAATACAGTTTAAGGTAAAACACCTGATGATCACAACCGTAACAGGTTATTTCAAGCAGTTTGATCTAAATGTTGTTACAGATACAGAAAACTTTATTACGGCTAAAAACATTGAGTTTACAGCTGATATTAATTCTATTGATACCAATAATGCACAGCGTGACGCCCACTTGAAATCAGCCGATTTCTTTAATGCAGAGGAGTATGGTCAGTTGCGTTTCGTCGGCACCAAATATGAAACCAATGGTGAGGATGCAAAGTTGTATGGAGAATTGACCGTCCGTGGAATAACAAAACCCATTGCTCTTACTGTAGAACACGGTGGTATTGTAGTTGATCCTTATGGACAAACAAAAGCTGGCTTTACCGTAAGTGGCAAGATCAGTCGTAAAGACTTTGGTTTAACTTGGAATGCCGTTACGGAAGCAGGAAGTGTAGTGGTGAGTGATGAAATTAAGATCCATGCTGAAGTACAATTAGTAAAACAAGCCGAATTGGTAAACGCTTAA
- a CDS encoding Crp/Fnr family transcriptional regulator, whose protein sequence is MTELLYKKITEIISLTDEEFALVKSFFLPKKLRKRQYLLQEGDVCRYQAFVEKGILRSFTVDEKDGEHTLQFASEGWWMADLASFLTDEPSIFNMEALEEAEVLLIDKPSWNQAMETVPKLEHYFRILMQNHLVATQKRLMQSLAEPAEARYKRFSITYPDCVQRVPQHMIASYLGITRETLSRLRKQITLSK, encoded by the coding sequence ATGACTGAGCTGCTCTATAAAAAAATTACTGAAATTATTTCACTGACAGATGAAGAGTTTGCTCTTGTCAAATCCTTTTTCTTGCCCAAAAAATTGCGGAAACGACAATACCTGCTGCAGGAAGGCGATGTTTGCCGGTACCAGGCATTTGTTGAAAAAGGTATTCTCCGCTCTTTTACGGTGGATGAAAAAGACGGTGAACACACCCTTCAATTTGCTTCAGAAGGCTGGTGGATGGCTGATTTGGCGAGCTTTTTAACCGACGAGCCCTCTATTTTTAATATGGAGGCACTGGAAGAAGCAGAGGTGCTTTTGATAGACAAACCATCGTGGAACCAGGCTATGGAAACCGTTCCTAAGCTGGAACACTACTTCCGGATCCTGATGCAAAACCACCTGGTAGCTACCCAGAAACGCCTGATGCAATCGCTGGCAGAACCAGCGGAAGCGCGATATAAACGCTTTTCCATTACCTACCCAGACTGTGTGCAGCGGGTGCCACAGCACATGATCGCTTCGTACCTGGGCATTACACGTGAAACCCTAAGCCGCCTGCGTAAACAAATAACATTGTCCAAATAA
- a CDS encoding RNA recognition motif domain-containing protein has translation MNIYVSNLSFNIQDEDLRGFFAEYGEVTSAKVITDRETGRSRGFGFVEMSDDEASRKAIAELDGASIDNRTIKVMEAKPKEGGNNRGGGFGGGNRGGGFGGNRGGGGYNKNRY, from the coding sequence ATGAACATTTACGTTTCAAACTTAAGCTTCAACATTCAAGATGAAGATTTACGTGGATTTTTCGCTGAGTATGGCGAAGTAACTTCTGCCAAGGTAATTACAGACAGAGAAACTGGCCGCTCTCGTGGTTTTGGCTTCGTAGAAATGTCTGACGACGAGGCTTCTCGCAAAGCGATTGCTGAGTTAGACGGTGCGTCTATCGACAACCGTACTATCAAAGTAATGGAAGCTAAACCAAAAGAAGGTGGCAACAACCGTGGCGGTGGCTTCGGTGGTGGCAACCGTGGTGGTGGCTTTGGTGGTAACCGCGGTGGCGGTGGCTATAACAAGAATCGCTACTAA
- a CDS encoding ankyrin repeat domain-containing protein yields the protein MESNELANFLDACRRGDSGAVAQFCQQRPDLINAADAKGFTPLIIAVYNHQPDIVAILLQNGANPNAQDISGNTALMGACFKGYETLAEKLIAAGADTNLRNGQGAQALTFAAMFGQLAIARLLLKHSATANAPDNSGKSALDHAVLLKNEEMVALLSGNRN from the coding sequence ATGGAATCCAATGAATTAGCAAATTTTTTAGACGCCTGCCGGCGTGGCGATTCAGGTGCCGTTGCCCAATTTTGTCAGCAGCGTCCTGATCTGATCAATGCGGCAGATGCAAAAGGATTTACGCCATTAATCATTGCCGTATATAACCACCAACCCGATATAGTAGCTATTCTCTTGCAAAACGGCGCCAATCCAAATGCACAAGATATATCTGGCAATACGGCCCTTATGGGTGCCTGCTTTAAAGGTTATGAAACACTGGCCGAAAAGCTCATAGCTGCCGGCGCGGATACAAACCTGCGAAATGGACAGGGAGCGCAAGCCCTGACATTTGCGGCTATGTTTGGACAACTGGCTATTGCCAGACTACTGCTTAAACACAGTGCCACAGCAAATGCCCCCGACAATAGCGGAAAGAGTGCACTTGACCACGCTGTATTACTAAAGAACGAGGAAATGGTTGCATTGCTGAGTGGTAATCGTAACTGA
- a CDS encoding YqaE/Pmp3 family membrane protein yields the protein MFNKFTRLVLMLITLVALNLPAFAVSLPASTPATEPDPATVKAALSEFSSLSKKEKKERIHEVKKVLKQYKADKKAGTAAETSTVLLVILAILLPPLAVYLHEGEINNRFWLSLLLTLLFWIPGVIYALIVVLGDGSLKLASEKE from the coding sequence ATGTTCAACAAGTTTACTCGTTTGGTATTAATGCTGATAACATTAGTAGCCTTGAACCTACCAGCCTTTGCCGTATCATTACCAGCTTCTACTCCGGCTACCGAGCCCGATCCTGCCACTGTAAAAGCCGCCCTGAGCGAGTTTTCCAGCCTGAGCAAGAAAGAAAAGAAAGAGCGTATTCACGAGGTAAAAAAAGTATTGAAGCAATACAAGGCCGATAAAAAAGCCGGTACAGCTGCTGAAACCAGCACTGTTTTATTGGTGATTCTAGCCATTTTACTACCCCCATTAGCGGTGTATTTACATGAAGGAGAAATCAACAACCGCTTTTGGCTCAGTTTGTTACTTACCTTACTGTTTTGGATACCAGGTGTAATCTATGCACTGATTGTTGTCCTTGGTGATGGCTCTCTTAAATTAGCTTCTGAAAAAGAATAA
- a CDS encoding AI-2E family transporter encodes MPELSSDSFYRSLIKAISYTAGIIILLWFLYNAAGIVLLLLFAIILALVINTPVVALERRGLKRGWACAIVLGCILLVLVGLAWIIIPKVGEQITALINNLPAYAASVSKNVSGWFENYPEINREIQEQGNNISQWLPSVPKAIMRIGNYSLSIVTLLLLTILFLSMVVYAVTNPRPLLELYFSFFPKRRDQATEALHNASIMLNGWIRSNLIGGAIRGACIIAFLNLMGVPGAWVWGAVAFFSELIPRLGFYIMSIPPILVALAISPMTALWVTIFMLALDEVMGDFILPKLRSNTMKIHPVSTLFVLLAMAAVFGFMGALLATPVTAIIKAYYEAFYLNRLPPDEQLDERIDTILYKNKGGPSRPPRRGRERPS; translated from the coding sequence ATGCCGGAATTATCCAGCGATTCGTTTTACCGCTCCTTGATCAAGGCCATCTCTTATACAGCAGGGATCATTATCCTGCTATGGTTTTTGTACAATGCAGCAGGCATTGTACTACTATTACTTTTTGCTATTATACTGGCATTGGTGATCAATACGCCCGTAGTAGCCCTGGAGCGGCGTGGCTTAAAACGGGGCTGGGCTTGTGCCATTGTGTTGGGTTGTATATTACTTGTATTGGTGGGCCTAGCCTGGATCATTATTCCTAAGGTTGGAGAGCAGATCACCGCTTTGATCAATAATCTCCCTGCATATGCTGCCAGTGTATCAAAAAATGTTTCAGGCTGGTTTGAAAACTATCCAGAGATCAACCGTGAGATACAAGAGCAGGGTAATAATATTTCTCAATGGCTTCCTTCTGTACCAAAGGCAATTATGCGGATTGGTAATTACTCACTTTCTATTGTAACCTTGCTCTTACTGACCATTCTGTTCCTGAGTATGGTAGTATATGCCGTAACCAATCCACGACCTTTACTGGAACTGTATTTTTCTTTTTTCCCCAAACGACGCGACCAGGCCACTGAAGCTTTACATAATGCCTCTATTATGCTTAATGGCTGGATACGCTCTAACCTTATTGGCGGGGCCATACGCGGTGCCTGTATCATTGCTTTTTTAAACCTGATGGGCGTTCCGGGCGCCTGGGTGTGGGGAGCCGTAGCCTTCTTCTCCGAGCTTATACCTCGCCTTGGTTTTTATATTATGTCTATTCCACCCATACTGGTAGCATTGGCTATTAGTCCAATGACAGCATTATGGGTAACCATATTTATGCTGGCGCTTGACGAGGTCATGGGCGATTTTATTTTACCCAAGTTGCGGTCCAATACGATGAAGATCCACCCAGTATCAACACTATTTGTTCTGCTGGCCATGGCAGCCGTTTTTGGATTTATGGGTGCGCTGTTGGCCACTCCCGTAACAGCCATCATCAAGGCCTATTATGAGGCCTTTTACCTGAACCGATTACCCCCGGATGAACAGCTGGATGAGCGTATTGATACTATTTTATATAAAAACAAAGGCGGCCCCTCGCGGCCCCCCCGAAGGGGAAGAGAACGGCCCTCCTAA
- a CDS encoding porin family protein: MKKQLLLLSTIALSTFAMAQTAPSFGIKAGLSSSTMKGNAVSNLNNLIDYTNDAITSSGRTGFFAGANVSIPVSELFSVEPGVYYAQKGYTLNGELNLKGVEFLGANAKAQLQSHYIDMPVVLKANLGGLQVFAGPQVSYLAKADLRTTAGVLGFNVLNRKMDATDQLNRWDAGLTGGIGYQFSNGFNLTASYDHGLSKVDANKRFDSYNRSFKVGAGFRF; the protein is encoded by the coding sequence ATGAAAAAACAACTACTCCTCCTATCTACCATCGCTCTTTCTACTTTTGCCATGGCGCAAACAGCTCCTTCTTTTGGCATTAAGGCTGGTCTTTCTTCGTCTACTATGAAAGGTAATGCTGTAAGTAACTTGAATAACCTAATTGATTATACTAACGATGCTATCACATCCAGCGGTCGTACTGGTTTCTTTGCTGGTGCTAACGTATCGATCCCTGTTAGCGAATTATTCTCTGTAGAACCAGGTGTTTATTATGCACAAAAAGGATACACGCTTAATGGTGAACTAAACCTGAAAGGTGTTGAGTTCTTAGGTGCTAACGCCAAGGCACAGTTGCAATCGCACTATATAGATATGCCTGTTGTTTTGAAAGCCAACCTGGGTGGCCTACAGGTATTTGCCGGTCCGCAAGTATCTTATTTAGCAAAAGCAGATCTACGTACGACAGCCGGAGTCTTGGGCTTTAATGTTTTAAACCGTAAGATGGACGCTACCGATCAATTGAATCGTTGGGATGCAGGTTTAACAGGTGGTATTGGCTACCAGTTTAGCAACGGTTTTAACCTGACCGCTTCTTACGATCATGGTTTATCGAAAGTAGATGCCAATAAACGTTTTGATTCGTACAACCGCTCCTTTAAAGTGGGCGCAGGCTTCCGCTTCTAA
- a CDS encoding serine hydrolase, which translates to MRYLTLLLLGMATTIASHAQTKTDNNLLQILNTNSSPIMKQVLADPQTYRCQIIYTRIERDKHNNPSFTNYYFNYDSLLYFNPASTVKLPLALLSLEKLNDMNQKGVNKYTTIQYDSSYTRQTIAYTDSTSANGLPSIANYIKRAFLISENDPYNRMYQFVGQQTIHRSLYSKGYTGVRISRQFMGFTPEQNRHSNQVRFLDANGKTIYLQPAAYNTDSIDFSRTILVGKAHMNRDDSLIQAPFDFTVHNNLPLLNLQQMLQSVLFPNSVPKQQRFRLTKDDYRFLYRWLSQYPSETDYPKYDTSKFYDSYVKFFFQDSTHRMPSHVRVFNKVGWSYGFLTDVSYVMDTKNKVEYMLAATLYVNSDGIVNDGKYDYDNVGHPFFYQLGQTIYQYELNRPRTYKPNFSALEVKYDKRDPKNTRPALVEVDN; encoded by the coding sequence ATGCGCTACCTTACTCTATTACTACTGGGCATGGCAACAACGATTGCCTCACATGCTCAAACCAAGACAGACAACAACCTTCTTCAAATCCTCAATACCAATTCGTCTCCTATTATGAAGCAGGTGTTGGCCGACCCACAAACGTATCGCTGCCAGATCATCTATACACGAATTGAACGTGACAAACACAACAACCCTTCCTTCACTAATTATTATTTTAATTATGATTCACTGTTGTATTTCAATCCCGCATCTACAGTGAAGCTGCCATTAGCCTTGCTATCCCTGGAAAAACTAAACGACATGAATCAGAAAGGTGTAAACAAGTACACTACGATTCAATATGACAGTAGCTACACCCGTCAAACAATAGCTTACACCGACAGTACTTCTGCCAATGGGCTACCGTCTATTGCCAACTATATTAAACGCGCGTTTTTGATCAGCGAGAACGATCCCTATAACAGGATGTACCAGTTTGTAGGACAGCAAACCATTCACCGCAGCTTGTACAGCAAGGGATACACCGGGGTGCGCATCTCCCGTCAGTTTATGGGATTTACACCAGAGCAAAACCGGCATAGCAACCAGGTGCGCTTTTTAGATGCTAATGGAAAAACCATTTACCTGCAGCCAGCAGCCTACAATACCGACAGTATTGATTTTAGCCGAACCATCTTAGTGGGTAAAGCCCATATGAACCGTGATGATAGTTTAATACAAGCACCTTTCGATTTTACGGTGCACAACAACCTTCCCTTGTTAAACCTGCAGCAAATGTTGCAATCCGTACTTTTTCCCAATTCAGTACCCAAGCAACAGCGGTTCCGCTTAACAAAAGACGACTACCGTTTTCTTTATCGCTGGCTATCGCAATACCCTTCAGAAACCGATTATCCTAAATACGACACCAGTAAGTTCTATGACAGTTATGTAAAATTTTTCTTCCAGGATAGTACACACCGCATGCCATCGCATGTACGCGTGTTTAATAAAGTAGGCTGGTCGTATGGTTTCCTAACCGATGTATCGTATGTAATGGACACCAAGAACAAAGTAGAGTATATGCTGGCGGCTACCTTGTATGTGAATAGTGATGGTATTGTGAATGATGGCAAATATGATTATGATAACGTTGGCCACCCCTTCTTCTACCAACTGGGACAAACCATTTACCAGTACGAACTAAATCGCCCACGCACTTACAAACCCAACTTCTCCGCACTAGAAGTAAAGTACGATAAGCGAGACCCGAAGAATACGAGGCCGGCGTTAGTGGAAGTGGATAATTAG
- a CDS encoding glycoside hydrolase family 16 protein: MKPSPVSLVMAFIVSTIFSSCQREVEPPGTTLLDAPTAARPTQPPATIAPTICNYALDESALTSAGWTKTFEDNFDTDLSKWTIWTGGAFNNELQLYQAANLQLLNGQLVITAKKETVTGPTTPFDATPKPFQYTSGRIECKTNVSANTATPKVRMIARLKLATGYGMWPAFWSYGDPWPTQGEIDMVEARGQEPTKYQTNYFYGKTANRNLVRNAVGYITADADLTTCYHVYEMVWQQNSLTSYLDGKVVEVKTSGGYIPNLFGKTERITLNLAVGGNFFTNLNPAQIQTGSLYVDWIKVFTAK, from the coding sequence ATGAAACCTTCTCCTGTAAGCCTTGTTATGGCTTTTATTGTATCCACCATCTTTAGTAGCTGCCAACGTGAAGTAGAGCCTCCGGGAACAACTCTACTTGATGCACCTACAGCAGCGCGCCCTACACAACCTCCAGCCACCATAGCGCCCACTATTTGTAATTATGCCCTAGATGAAAGCGCTTTAACCAGCGCCGGGTGGACTAAAACTTTTGAAGACAATTTTGATACAGACCTATCCAAATGGACTATCTGGACAGGCGGTGCTTTTAATAACGAACTACAACTCTACCAGGCTGCCAACTTACAGCTACTGAATGGCCAACTGGTGATTACGGCAAAAAAAGAAACCGTTACCGGCCCTACTACGCCTTTTGATGCTACGCCAAAACCCTTTCAGTATACCTCAGGTCGTATAGAGTGTAAAACCAACGTATCAGCCAATACCGCCACGCCTAAAGTACGTATGATTGCACGCCTGAAACTGGCAACGGGTTATGGCATGTGGCCAGCCTTCTGGAGCTATGGCGATCCCTGGCCTACACAAGGTGAGATTGATATGGTAGAAGCCCGCGGACAAGAACCTACCAAGTACCAGACGAACTATTTCTACGGCAAAACGGCTAATAGAAACCTGGTGCGTAATGCGGTGGGTTATATAACAGCAGATGCCGATCTTACCACCTGCTATCATGTATATGAAATGGTGTGGCAACAGAATAGTCTTACCTCTTACTTAGATGGCAAAGTAGTAGAAGTAAAAACCAGTGGTGGTTACATTCCTAACCTGTTTGGCAAAACCGAGCGCATTACTTTAAACCTGGCTGTTGGTGGCAACTTTTTCACCAACCTGAATCCGGCACAAATACAAACCGGCAGCCTGTATGTAGACTGGATAAAAGTATTTACTGCCAAATGA
- a CDS encoding L,D-transpeptidase family protein → MVTTIRISRILIALTALLIALNAFAGTNTINPTRGYDLLQQALTKYEQIAANGGWTKITGTKKYYQQAESAAAVTDIKNRLRATGDYTSDDLSALFTPELTAAVKRVQKRFGFKENGVVDAALIKELNIPVEQRINQILLNMERLQALPPSTGGTRLVANIPEFKLHVYEGDKQVFDMNIVVGTAANKTVTFNDEMKQIVFSPYWNVPSSIVKNEILPKMRANYDYLWRNNYEQVGTENGLPKIRQLPGPDNALGKVKFVFPNDHNIYFHDTPAKSLFNMRRRAYSHGCIRLAEPEKLAQYLLRDTPGWTPERIDIAMNSGSEQTVNLSVPVEVAITYFTAWVDNEGAVNFREDIYGHDKVSARRVASAT, encoded by the coding sequence ATGGTAACAACAATCCGTATTAGTAGGATACTAATAGCATTAACCGCCCTTTTGATAGCGTTGAATGCGTTTGCAGGTACTAACACTATCAACCCCACGCGCGGCTACGATCTGCTGCAACAAGCGTTAACCAAGTATGAACAGATAGCTGCCAATGGCGGCTGGACAAAAATCACGGGTACAAAGAAGTATTACCAGCAAGCAGAGTCCGCTGCTGCTGTAACCGACATCAAGAACCGGTTACGTGCTACTGGCGACTATACATCTGATGATCTGTCTGCGCTCTTTACACCTGAGCTAACGGCAGCGGTTAAACGTGTACAAAAGCGCTTTGGCTTTAAAGAAAACGGTGTAGTAGATGCAGCGTTGATCAAAGAGTTGAATATACCGGTAGAGCAGCGTATCAACCAGATATTGCTGAACATGGAGCGGCTGCAAGCTTTGCCACCAAGCACCGGGGGTACACGCTTAGTAGCCAATATACCGGAGTTTAAGCTGCATGTGTATGAGGGCGACAAACAGGTGTTTGATATGAACATTGTGGTGGGTACTGCCGCTAACAAAACAGTGACCTTCAACGATGAAATGAAGCAGATTGTATTCAGTCCTTACTGGAATGTGCCGTCCAGTATTGTGAAGAATGAGATCCTGCCAAAGATGCGCGCCAATTACGATTACCTGTGGCGCAATAATTACGAACAGGTAGGAACGGAAAATGGCTTGCCCAAGATCCGTCAACTACCGGGGCCGGACAATGCATTGGGTAAGGTAAAGTTTGTATTCCCCAACGATCACAACATTTACTTTCACGATACACCGGCTAAGTCCTTATTCAACATGCGGCGCAGGGCTTACAGTCATGGCTGTATCCGATTGGCCGAGCCGGAAAAATTAGCCCAATACTTATTGCGCGATACACCAGGCTGGACTCCGGAGCGAATAGATATAGCGATGAATAGTGGTAGCGAGCAGACGGTGAATTTGAGTGTGCCTGTTGAGGTAGCGATCACTTATTTTACAGCGTGGGTAGATAATGAGGGCGCCGTAAACTTTCGTGAAGATATTTATGGCCATGATAAAGTATCGGCCAGGCGAGTGGCCTCGGCTACATAG
- a CDS encoding DUF2911 domain-containing protein → MLSLLIKRPMLLLLVALLSTHTYSQQITQPRTPSPAATVSQTIGISTVSVSYSRPAVNGREIWGALVPYGWNKQGFGNNNEAPWRAGANENSVITLSHDALVEGKKIPAGSYGLFFVINKDNTGEVILSKDYRSWGSFWYDAAHDALRAPIQLRTIPLTERLTYEFDNLTKTSGELELNWEKKQFPVKIEFAVDDIVVANAMEELKGPIGFTWQGYTSAAQYALQNKVHTDDAMKWIDQAVAQNKNFNTLRVKSGLLEQTGKKAEADQLMKEAVGMANEAELNTYGYQLLGNGQQDKAIEVFILNTQRHPKSANTWDSLGEAYAIKGDKKNAIVNFKKSLSMNPPDNVRANSEKYLKQLGAL, encoded by the coding sequence ATGCTTTCCTTACTTATCAAGCGGCCCATGTTGTTGTTATTGGTCGCACTACTATCTACACACACGTATTCACAACAAATTACCCAACCCCGTACACCAAGTCCGGCGGCTACTGTTTCACAAACTATTGGTATATCTACCGTTAGTGTAAGCTATTCACGCCCTGCGGTAAACGGGCGGGAAATATGGGGAGCGCTCGTTCCTTATGGCTGGAACAAACAAGGCTTTGGCAACAATAACGAAGCCCCCTGGCGTGCCGGCGCCAATGAAAATTCTGTCATCACCCTTTCTCATGATGCGCTGGTAGAAGGCAAAAAAATACCTGCAGGCTCTTACGGATTGTTCTTTGTGATCAATAAAGACAACACAGGTGAAGTGATCTTATCAAAAGACTATCGCTCATGGGGAAGCTTTTGGTATGACGCTGCACACGATGCGTTGCGTGCCCCCATTCAACTGCGCACCATACCATTAACCGAGCGACTTACTTACGAGTTTGACAACCTCACTAAAACATCTGGCGAACTGGAACTAAACTGGGAGAAGAAACAGTTTCCTGTAAAGATCGAATTTGCCGTAGATGATATTGTAGTGGCCAATGCCATGGAAGAATTAAAAGGGCCGATTGGATTTACCTGGCAGGGGTACACCAGCGCAGCGCAATACGCCTTGCAAAATAAAGTGCATACAGATGATGCTATGAAATGGATAGACCAGGCTGTGGCACAAAACAAAAACTTCAACACACTGCGTGTTAAATCGGGATTACTAGAACAAACCGGTAAAAAAGCGGAAGCTGACCAATTGATGAAAGAAGCTGTTGGCATGGCTAACGAAGCGGAGCTGAACACTTATGGTTACCAGCTATTGGGTAATGGACAACAAGACAAAGCCATCGAGGTATTTATTCTTAACACCCAACGCCACCCCAAGAGCGCTAATACATGGGATAGCCTTGGTGAGGCCTATGCTATAAAAGGTGACAAGAAAAACGCAATAGTCAATTTCAAAAAGTCGCTAAGCATGAACCCACCGGACAATGTAAGAGCTAACTCAGAAAAATACCTGAAACAACTGGGTGCGTTGTAA
- a CDS encoding DUF1737 domain-containing protein — translation MAAALNFRVVESFDSQEFSTTIEKLLEEGWLLHGPMTAFPNEVEDGKVATVRYVQALIKDATPKRKTGFSTSMPQL, via the coding sequence ATGGCTGCTGCATTAAATTTCCGTGTTGTAGAATCATTTGACTCGCAGGAGTTCAGCACTACTATAGAAAAATTGTTAGAGGAAGGCTGGTTGTTGCATGGCCCTATGACCGCCTTTCCCAACGAGGTAGAGGATGGAAAGGTAGCCACAGTACGTTATGTACAGGCACTCATTAAAGACGCTACGCCCAAACGCAAAACCGGCTTCAGTACTTCCATGCCGCAGTTGTGA